One genomic segment of Dromaius novaehollandiae isolate bDroNov1 chromosome 12, bDroNov1.hap1, whole genome shotgun sequence includes these proteins:
- the NCKIPSD gene encoding NCK-interacting protein with SH3 domain isoform X1 produces MYRALYSFRSAEPNSLPFAAGETFLLLERSNQHWWLVTRAGSGETGYAPASYLQRLQVLEQDVVLQSIDRAIEAVHNAAMKNGGKYNLEQRDVLQKLIHHRKETVSRKGHSPTPQGMVMTQSSSDHHLDVARQPNGVCRTGYERHHSLPNTEFEEEDEGLYQIPPQPRRAAPITPPPPEKRKNAQIAAPIKNAVEIIPGSASSASSMSTTSLDTLYTASSASETALPTATSSPANTPPPVPSRSVHTTITRNLDAGSVAHSRYGTSPKEGASKSPQTKRAAPAPPAEGGVQRSSAADGEKDPQVKKAAPAPPASLDAFSALCLDDKKVAAVEPVAPESAGLTASVPKTIGAELIELVRRNTHLSYELSRVAIGVVIGHIQTSIPATSNIMEQILISVVESKNLSSGLPSGQVCHDEQRLEVIFADLARHKDDAQQRSWALYEDENVICCYLEELLRILTDADPEVCKKMCKKNEFESVLSLVAYYQMEHRVPLRLLLLKCFGAMCNLDAAVISTLVNSVLPMELARDMQTHTQDHQKMCYSALVLAMIFSMGEPLPYHHYEHLNSQFVQFLLDVIEDGLPSDTTDQLPDLFVNVLLAFNLHIPVPEHSVIMTTISKHSNVKTFTEKLLLLLNRGDDPVCIFKHQPQPPHSVLKFLQDIFASKDTASIFYHTDMMVLIDILVRQIADLSPGDKLRMEYLSLMHAIIRSTPYLQHQHRLSDLQGILQRILGEEEEGQQCQMDKLIILEIYKEFPEISPGTS; encoded by the exons GTGCTGGAGCAAGATGTGGTTCTCCAGTCCATTGACCGTGCCATCGAGGCTGTGCACAATGCAGCCATGAAGAATGGGGGCAAGTACAACCTGGAGCAGAGAGACGTCCTGCA AAAACTGATCCATCACCGGAAGGAGACCGTGTCCCGCAAGGGTCACTCGCCAACCCCTCAGGGGATGGTTATGACCCAGTCCTCCAGCGATCACCATCTGGATGTGGCGCGGCAGCCCAACGGGGTGTGCCGGACGGGATATGAGCGACATCACAGTCTTCCAAACACTGAGTttgaggaggaggatgaaggccTGTATCAG ATCCCGCCACAGCCCCGACGTGCTGCTCCCATCACACCCCCACCTCCAGAGAAACGCAAGAACGCACAGATTGCTGCACCCATTAAAA ATGCTGTTGAAATTATCCCTGGGTCAGCTTCTAGCGCCTCCTCTATGAGCACAACATCGCTGGATACCTTGTACACCGCTTCTTCCGCGTCAGAGACTGCTCTCCCGACGGCCACGTCCAGTCCTGCCAACACACCTCCCCCTGTCCCCAGCCGGAGCGTTCACACCACCATAACGCGCAATTTGGATGCGGGCTCGGTGGCTCACTCCCGCTATGGGACTTCCCCAAAAGAGGGGGCCAGCAAATCTCCACAGACCAAGCGGGCTGCCCCTGCGCCGCCCGCTGAAGGAGGGGTCCAGAGGTCCAGTGCTGCGGATGGGGAGAAGGATCCTCAGGTCAAGaaagccgccccggccccccctgcAAGTCTTGACGCTTTCAGTGCCCTCTGCCTTGATGACAAGAAGGTGGCCGCAGTGGAGCCGGTGGCACCAGAGTCCGCTGGCCTGACGGCGTCCGTGCCGAAGACGATCGGGGCTGAGCTGATCGAGCTGGTGCGCAGGAACACCCACCTCAGCTACGAGCTGTCCCGCGTGGCCATCGGCGTGGTGATCGGCCACATCCAGACCTCCATCCCCGCAACCAGCAACATCATGGAGCAGATCCTCATCTCTGTGGTGGAGAGCAAG AATCTGAGCTCTGGGTTGCCCTCGGGGCAGGTCTGCCATGATGAGCAGCGGCTGGAAGTGATCTTCGCAGATCTGGCCAGGCATAAGGATGATGCTCAGCAGCGCAGCTGGGCACTGTACGAGGATGAAAATGTCATTTGCTGTTACCTGGAGGAGCTGCTTCGCATCCTG ACAGATGCAGACCCAGAAGTTTGCAAGAAAATGTGCAAGAAGAATGAGTTTGAATCAGTTCTGTCCCTTGTGGCATATTATCAGATG GAACACAGGGTGCCGTTACGACTGCTACTGTTGAAGTGCTTTGGAGCAATGTGCAACTTGGATGCTGCAGTTATCTCAACACTTGTAAACTCTGTGCTGCCAATGGAGCTGGCCCGTGACATGCAGACTCACACACAAG ATCATCAAAAGATGTGCTATTCTGCACTGGTGCTGGCAATGATATTCTCCATGGGGGAGCCGCTGCCATATCATCACTACG AGCATCTCAACTCACAGTTTGTGCAGTTCCTGCTGGATGTCATTGAGGACGGGCTGCCCTCAGACACCACCGACCAGCTGCCCGACTTATTTGTCAATGTCCTTCTGGCCTTCAACCTCCACATTCCAG TTCCAGAACATAGTGTGATCATGACGACAATAAGCAAGCACTCCAATGTCAAGACTTTCACAGAAaagctactgctgctgctgaacaggGGAG ACGATCCAGTTTGCATCTTCAAGCATCAGCCTCAGCCACCACACTCAGTGCTGAAGTTTCTGCAGGACATCTTTGCCAGCAAGGATACTGCCAGCATCTTCTACCACACGGACATGATGGTCCTGATAGACATCTTGGTGCGGCAGATCGCTGATCTCTCCCCTGGAGACAAG CTGAGGATGGAGTATCTGTCTCTGATGCACGCCATCATCCGCTCCACGCCGTATCTGCAGCACCAGCACCGCCTCTCTGACCTGCAGGGCATCTTGCAGCGCATCctaggagaggaggaggaggggcagcAGTGCCAGATGGACAAACTGATCATCTTGGAAATTTATAAAGAGTTTCCAGAAATCTCTCCGGGTACCAGCTAA
- the NCKIPSD gene encoding NCK-interacting protein with SH3 domain isoform X2 has product MYRALYSFRSAEPNSLPFAAGETFLLLERSNQHWWLVTRAGSGETGYAPASYLQRLQVLEQDVVLQSIDRAIEAVHNAAMKNGGKYNLEQRDVLQKLIHHRKETVSRKGHSPTPQGMVMTQSSSDHHLDVARQPNGVCRTGYERHHSLPNTEFEEEDEGLYQIPPQPRRAAPITPPPPEKRKNAQIAAPIKNAVEIIPGSASSASSMSTTSLDTLYTASSASETALPTATSSPANTPPPVPSRSVHTTITRNLDAGSVAHSRYGTSPKEGASKSPQTKRAAPAPPAEGGVQRSSAADGEKDPQVKKAAPAPPASLDAFSALCLDDKKVAAVEPVAPESAGLTASVPKTIGAELIELVRRNTHLSYELSRVAIGVVIGHIQTSIPATSNIMEQILISVVESKNLSSGLPSGQVCHDEQRLEVIFADLARHKDDAQQRSWALYEDENVICCYLEELLRILTDADPEVCKKMCKKNEFESVLSLVAYYQMEHRVPLRLLLLKCFGAMCNLDAAVISTLVNSVLPMELARDMQTHTQDHQKMCYSALVLAMIFSMGEPLPYHHYEHLNSQFVQFLLDVIEDGLPSDTTDQLPDLFVNVLLAFNLHIPDDPVCIFKHQPQPPHSVLKFLQDIFASKDTASIFYHTDMMVLIDILVRQIADLSPGDKLRMEYLSLMHAIIRSTPYLQHQHRLSDLQGILQRILGEEEEGQQCQMDKLIILEIYKEFPEISPGTS; this is encoded by the exons GTGCTGGAGCAAGATGTGGTTCTCCAGTCCATTGACCGTGCCATCGAGGCTGTGCACAATGCAGCCATGAAGAATGGGGGCAAGTACAACCTGGAGCAGAGAGACGTCCTGCA AAAACTGATCCATCACCGGAAGGAGACCGTGTCCCGCAAGGGTCACTCGCCAACCCCTCAGGGGATGGTTATGACCCAGTCCTCCAGCGATCACCATCTGGATGTGGCGCGGCAGCCCAACGGGGTGTGCCGGACGGGATATGAGCGACATCACAGTCTTCCAAACACTGAGTttgaggaggaggatgaaggccTGTATCAG ATCCCGCCACAGCCCCGACGTGCTGCTCCCATCACACCCCCACCTCCAGAGAAACGCAAGAACGCACAGATTGCTGCACCCATTAAAA ATGCTGTTGAAATTATCCCTGGGTCAGCTTCTAGCGCCTCCTCTATGAGCACAACATCGCTGGATACCTTGTACACCGCTTCTTCCGCGTCAGAGACTGCTCTCCCGACGGCCACGTCCAGTCCTGCCAACACACCTCCCCCTGTCCCCAGCCGGAGCGTTCACACCACCATAACGCGCAATTTGGATGCGGGCTCGGTGGCTCACTCCCGCTATGGGACTTCCCCAAAAGAGGGGGCCAGCAAATCTCCACAGACCAAGCGGGCTGCCCCTGCGCCGCCCGCTGAAGGAGGGGTCCAGAGGTCCAGTGCTGCGGATGGGGAGAAGGATCCTCAGGTCAAGaaagccgccccggccccccctgcAAGTCTTGACGCTTTCAGTGCCCTCTGCCTTGATGACAAGAAGGTGGCCGCAGTGGAGCCGGTGGCACCAGAGTCCGCTGGCCTGACGGCGTCCGTGCCGAAGACGATCGGGGCTGAGCTGATCGAGCTGGTGCGCAGGAACACCCACCTCAGCTACGAGCTGTCCCGCGTGGCCATCGGCGTGGTGATCGGCCACATCCAGACCTCCATCCCCGCAACCAGCAACATCATGGAGCAGATCCTCATCTCTGTGGTGGAGAGCAAG AATCTGAGCTCTGGGTTGCCCTCGGGGCAGGTCTGCCATGATGAGCAGCGGCTGGAAGTGATCTTCGCAGATCTGGCCAGGCATAAGGATGATGCTCAGCAGCGCAGCTGGGCACTGTACGAGGATGAAAATGTCATTTGCTGTTACCTGGAGGAGCTGCTTCGCATCCTG ACAGATGCAGACCCAGAAGTTTGCAAGAAAATGTGCAAGAAGAATGAGTTTGAATCAGTTCTGTCCCTTGTGGCATATTATCAGATG GAACACAGGGTGCCGTTACGACTGCTACTGTTGAAGTGCTTTGGAGCAATGTGCAACTTGGATGCTGCAGTTATCTCAACACTTGTAAACTCTGTGCTGCCAATGGAGCTGGCCCGTGACATGCAGACTCACACACAAG ATCATCAAAAGATGTGCTATTCTGCACTGGTGCTGGCAATGATATTCTCCATGGGGGAGCCGCTGCCATATCATCACTACG AGCATCTCAACTCACAGTTTGTGCAGTTCCTGCTGGATGTCATTGAGGACGGGCTGCCCTCAGACACCACCGACCAGCTGCCCGACTTATTTGTCAATGTCCTTCTGGCCTTCAACCTCCACATTCCAG ACGATCCAGTTTGCATCTTCAAGCATCAGCCTCAGCCACCACACTCAGTGCTGAAGTTTCTGCAGGACATCTTTGCCAGCAAGGATACTGCCAGCATCTTCTACCACACGGACATGATGGTCCTGATAGACATCTTGGTGCGGCAGATCGCTGATCTCTCCCCTGGAGACAAG CTGAGGATGGAGTATCTGTCTCTGATGCACGCCATCATCCGCTCCACGCCGTATCTGCAGCACCAGCACCGCCTCTCTGACCTGCAGGGCATCTTGCAGCGCATCctaggagaggaggaggaggggcagcAGTGCCAGATGGACAAACTGATCATCTTGGAAATTTATAAAGAGTTTCCAGAAATCTCTCCGGGTACCAGCTAA